The following DNA comes from Pithys albifrons albifrons isolate INPA30051 chromosome 17, PitAlb_v1, whole genome shotgun sequence.
CTCAGCAGCCTTCACATCAATGTGGAGTGGGTGCCCTTGGATGGGATGACCACGGTGGTGGGAGATGCCATgccagaggcaggagctggcagccacagctcccggGGCCTCCAGTAGCAACTAATCGGGAGTGACACTTGTCTTCAAACCAGCATCCCTAAAAATAACTGAACACGAGGAGCTGTAAATACTTCCTGACATACAAGTGGAGCTTGTAAAACCAGCGCCAGTGACAAAGCTGTTCTCCTGCCTCTTTGATCAGGGAGCATCACACCGCGGATCAGGACACCGGAGACCGGCTCTGACGACGCCATCAAGAGCATCCTGGAGCAGGCGAAGAAGGAGATCGAGTCGCAGAAGGGAGGTAGGTGCTGGCATGGGGTGGCCCTGGGGTTGGGCAAGCCCTTGGGTTCTATGTGACTGTGGGTCTCACCCCAAAAATGGGCCTTTTTGGGGATGTTCACCCACTGATGACCACAGAGAATTTTTGGGGCTTTGTGGAAAGAGATAAATACCATCAGGGCTGGAAGAGCCCCTGTGCAGCAGACTTCATGTCTGGGTTTTCAGAAACTTTGGATGTTCTTTTCCTCGCCCCCACCCCAAAACAGATGACTAAATGAGGATGCACGATCCATCTGGCACAAGGAATCATTAAAGCAGCTGTGCTCACAGTCAATTACAAGaaatgaaatacattaaaacaGGTAGTCTGCTGAGAAAGCAGAATCCCAGAGAATTAAATTAAGATGGGAACAGTGGAAAAacagacaggaaaaacaaacatgttTGTCTATCGTGTCGTTGGTAATGGGATTTATTTCGCAACCATCAAGAAATAAGCTGTCTTTGAGTTGGGGTGGTGAAGCTTTGTGGGTCCTGCTGGTCCTGCTCTGCGCCAGCATCCAAACCAGACTGGGATAAATCCCTTTTCCTGATGCTCCTTGGGGCTGCCCTCACCCCTTTGCTCTGCAGGGGAACCCAAAACGCCGTCGGGGGTGCAGGCGGTGGCCAACGGGGCGGGCGGCAGCAGCTCGGAGGACGCCATCAAGAGCATCCTGGAGCAGGCGCGGCGGGAGATGCAGGCGCAGCAGCAGGCGCTGCTGGACGTGGAGTCGGGGGGCAGCGGGCGCCCCACGGACCCCACGCCTGCTGAGCGCGCCACGCTGGCCACTGTCAGCCAGAACGTCGCCCCTGCCCATGtgaagcaggaggaggggagcggggccagccccggccccccacagacccccctgGCCGTGCTCTCTCCCGCCGCCTTCGTCCAGAGCATCATCCGCAAGGTGAAGTCGGAGATCGGCGACGCCGGATCCTACTTTGACCAGCACTGGGCGTCGGAGCGGAGCCTGCTCAGCCGGCCCTACACCTCCGTGTCGCCTtcgctctcctcctcctcctcgagCTACTCCGGCATGGCCAACGGCCGGGGCTGGCCACGGGGCGAGTCTGGCGAGGGCGGCACCAACGAGGATGAGCTGCCGCCGGCGGACGAGGACCCACACCGGCTGTCGGAGATGAAGGCGGAGGGAGCGGGCGCGGAGCCGGCGGCCGGTGGGCGGCTCTCCTACTACCCCACATACGTGCCGCGCACCCTGAAGCCCACCGTGCCCCCGCTGACGCCAGAGCAGTACGAGATGTACATGTACAGGGAGGTGGACACGCTGGAGCTGACACGGCAGGTCAAGGAGAAGTTGGCCAAGAATGGCATCTGCCAGAGGATCTTTGGGGAGAAGGTACCAGCCTGGAGGGGTGGGGGGTCTGAGGTCTCCTCCACAACCCAGAGCTCAGGGTTCCTTTCAGGGTTCTGCTTCTTCCTGCTGGGTTTGCCCTTGAAGGATGCCGAGTCCTCAGGGTCTGATCCAATCCCAAATGATCTCCCAGTGGCCACCACTAACTGGTTGGTGGCACTTCCCACCAGGAATGCCCTGTACCCTGTGCAGACCCCTGCTGGGACCATCCTGCCAGCCCACTGGGTATCCCACCATCAACATCTGTGACTGGGGGCAAGGGATCCAGATGTGCCATGGGGCAGCAGGTGGCAGGGGGTGACAACCCGATTCCTGTGCCTTTATGTGGGGGTGGAGAGCAGGCAGTGTCCCAGCATGGGGAGGAGTTCAGCCCACCTTTGGTGGTGACACGTCCGTGGTGCCCTAGGTGCTGGGACTGTCCCAGGGCAGTGTGAGTGACATGCTGTCGCGGCCCAAGCCGTGGAGCAAGCTGACCCAGAAGGGGCGGGAGCCCTTCATCCGCATGCAGCTCTGGCTGACCGaccagctgggccagggcatCAGCCAGCAGCCCACGCCATCCCAGGGTAAGTGACACCGCTGTCTCCCTGGTCCCTATGTGCCATCAGTGTCCCCATGTGCCATCAGTGTCCCCACTTTTGTGTCCACCCACtgcatcccagggcagggtttgTCCTGCTCTCACCCCAGCTCCGGGAagagctgtccctgtgtccaCACCCTGATCCTGGGAATCCTCTTTCATCCCCAGCCTCcttaatttaaaacatgttaaatttaaaaacaaaatcaacagAAGCCACATCAAAAACCTTTGGCTTTGTGCCTGGCATAAAACActaatgaatatttttatattagtgatgttctttttaattattccaCTGGCACCTCCTGCTTTGATGTAACCACTggagagggagggcagaggcaCAGGCATCCCCCAGAagagccttcctgcccctgCCGGTCCCTGTGCTGTCTCCTTGTGCCATCCCTCTGAcccctgtccccagtccctgTGCTGTCTCCTCTTGCTGTCCCCCTGACCCCTGTCCCTGATCCCTGTGCTGTCTCCTCTTGCTGTCCCCCTGACCCCTGTCCCTGGTCCCTGTGCTGTCTCCTCGTGCCGTCCCCGAcccctgtccccagtccctgTGCTGTCTCCTCGTGCCCATCCCCCTGACCCCTGTCCCTGGTCCCTGTGCTGTCTCCTCTTGCTGTTCCCCTGAcccctgtccccagtccctgTGCTGTCTCCTTGTGCTGTCCCCTGACCTCTGTCCTCGGTCCCTGTGCTGTCTCGTGCCATCCCCCTGACCCCTGTCCCTGGTCCCTGTGCTGTCTCCTCGTGCCGTCCCCCTGAcccctgtccccactgtcaCACAGCCAGCCCGGCAGAGCCCCAGCCGTCCCCCTCgccaccccccagccccactgagcACGACAAGGGCTGCCAGGAGCCCCTCACCTTGTCCTTGGAGAGCAGCAAGGAAAATCAGCAGCCCGAGAGCCGGTCAACACCCACACTGAGTGGGAAGATGCATCCCAACAGCCAGGGACCCATGGGCATCCAGGAGATTGTCGCCATGTCCCCCGAGCTGGACACCTACTCCATCACCAAGAAGGTCAAGGAGGTCTTGACGGACAACAATTTAGGTGCGGACCCTCTCTCCTCATGGGTTTTTGGGGGCCGCTGGTGAGGATGTGTGGATCCAGCTCCCCAGTTCCCATAGATGCAGGCCCCCCATGGTTCGCTCAGGGGAATGCTGGAAGCATGCTGGATGAGAACTGGGATGTACCTGCTCCATGGGGACACTGCAACGCCCACCCCGCTGCTCTACCCCCTCTAACCACCTCTGCTTCTCCTCCGCCAGGCCAGCGGCTGTTTGGGGAGAGCATCCTGGGCCTGACGCAGGGCTCGGTGTCCGATCTCCTCTCCAGGCCCAAGCCGTGGCACAAGCTGAGCCTGAAGGGGAGGGAGCCCTTCGTCCGGATGCAGCTCTGGCTCAATGACCCCCACAACGTGGAGAAGCTGCGCGACATGAAGAAGCTGGAGAAGAAGGGTGAGGGTTGGGGTGGCACAGCCTCCCTGGAGTCGGGGTGCTGGCTGAGTGGGGGGCCCGGGCTGGGGGGTGAGCGGCGCGCAGCTGGGTGTCCTCTCCCGCAGCGTACCTGAAGCGCCGGTACGGGCTGATGAGCGCCGGCTCGGACAGCGAGTCCCCCAGCGCCCGCTCCGAGTGCGCCAGCCCCAGCGTGCCACCACAGGACCTCAGCCTCCTCCAGATCAAGAAGCCAAGGGTGGTACTGGCCCCAGAGGAGAAGGAAGCCCTGAAGAAAGCCTACCAGCTGGAGCCCTACCCCTCTCAGCAGACCATCGAGCTGCTCTCCTTCCAGCTCAACCTAAAGACCAACACTGTCATCAACTGGTTCCACAACTACAGGTACAGCACTCCTGGACTTCAGTCATCTAATGGTGTTGTGCCACCAAGGTGGTGTCTCTGCTCCTTTTTCAGCCTTCCCAGTCCCTCTTCCCTAGATGGGAGGTGTGAGTGACCCACATGTGGTCACTGGAGGTCCATAGGTGCAGGATTGCAGCTGGAATGCTGCGTGTGCCATGGCTGGTGGGTGCTCAAGAGTTTTGACCACCTTGAGTTGTGTTGAGAATCTAAAGAGGTTTCCATGCTCATGTCCACCTGCTCACCCCAGAGTGGGAGATCCACAATGGGTGGGGAAAAGCCTTACGGAGGCTCCTGGAGCACGGAGTCCATCCCCACAGCAGCCTGGTCCTGGGGAGAAGCACGGGCTTCACCCATAGGCAGTATTGTAGGTCCCATTTTTCTGGCTGGAGATGCTCTTTCAAGACGCGCCGTGTCTGTGTCACGGTGGAGGTTGCCCACTCTTGTGTCCTGGCAGGTCACGGATGCGCCGGGAGATGCTGGTGGAGGGTGCACAGGACAATGACACGGACCCGGAGCAGAGCGGTGGGCCGGCCATGCCCGGGCGCCGGGGCCCCCACAGCCCCGACTCAGACACTGAGGATCGCAAACCCACGTTCGTGGGGGGCGAGCCCccctgtgtggctgtgcccGTGAAGGtgaaggaggagcagggggaCACGGGTGGCTGGAGCCGCCGGCGGGACTCGCACAGCCCGGTTGGGGCAGCCGAGGGCACCGGACCACCCCAGGAGGAGCGGGGGGCAGCCCCCCACGCCACTGCTCCCAGCGCCAGCAGCCTCCCGCGGCGGGGGGGCCGCGCCAGTGCCGCCACCGGGGGAccgccaccaccaccaccgCCACACCCCGACGGCTCCCAGTCCTCCGCAGGGTCATCCCGTTGCAGCTTGGAGGTCTCCCCAACGTCGCCCTCGGCGGCTTCCTCGCCTGGTCTCACCGGCTCAGCCTCACCAGGACCATCCTCCGCCGGGCCGGTCTCTCCGGCGCTTCCGCCGGCTCCCGGCCCCCGGCTCAGCACCAGCGTCCAGCGGCGCCATGAGAAGATGGCCAACCTCAACAACATCATCCACCGCCTGGAGCGAGCTGCCAACCGAGAGGAGGCCCTCGAGTGGGAGTTCTGAGCCCCCCACCGCCCTAAATATATCTATACACacccacatatatatatatattttgataAATGCAGTGTGCACCGAGAGGCGACGCCAACGCCACGGAGGGGAGCGCCCCTGGAAAGGGGGgacaccccacacacacactatgAAGCCACCCCCTGgctttgttttaaatgtgaaaaactGGGAAcaattttagaaaagaaaaacaaacaaaaaatatttatagacctcttttagatattttaataaaaggatACTTTGGAATTTATTAACAGCTTAAGCTGCTTTGATATTAAAGATAGCTATAAAATCAAGATGATGTAGCAGTCGTGTCATTAAATGTACACTGAAGTCTTGTAGTTTGCCACTGGatgagattaaaaataaatgaaaaaaatcaacccccagaaaaaaaagactttttgaGCAAAGCCATCAAGAAGCACTATGAGACTGACCAAATTGAAGAAACTTTTGCAGTTTCCACCCCTGTCTGTAAGACACTGCATCGCTTCTGCCCCAGCCAGAGACTGCGTCCTAGTCCCTGAAGACTCTAAAGCGTCCCCCCGACCATCGAGTATGTATTTAGTTCTGGTGGTTTATGTTTTCGGAAGCCTTTGTAACACAGAGTGTCCCGTGCGGTTGTGTATGTTGTAGAGGTGTCTGCAATAGCCTTCTGGAACGAGATGTAGCTTGGTCCCCACGCCGTCCCTGCCGCTGCCTCCAGctggagggaagagaggaaacGGGGCAAGAGCAAAGCAGGCAACCTGTGCTTGGCATTTTGGGAAGAGGTACCTGGGTGTGGTGCGCAGGGGATGGCACCGGCTTGCTGGGGATGGGCATCCATCCCATCCTGGTTCCGTTGTCtttgggagaggaaaagagatggaGCCTCCGAGCTttgcccctggggcagcagtgcTTGGGGCGAGCACCCAAAATCCATGAGCCCTGCTcggggctgctccagcctcccaGCCAGCTCTGGTGGCTGCAGCACTTCCTTAAGGGAGAGGCCCAGCCAGGAGGAGCATCCCCTTCCTGCAGCCGTGTCCCCAGGTGGTGGCTGTTGGTGGTGCCAGGATGTCGCTCCTGCCTGATCTGGGCGAGCTCAGCCTTGAATTGGGCAAACCACCATCCAGCTTTGGCTTTCCAGGGCTGATCCTGTGCAGGATCAGCTCAGCGGTAGCACCATCCCAGCGTACTCCTGGTCCCCTCCCCGGCCCCACCACCTCTGCTGATGGAATGCCTTTAAAATGACACAGAGTGCCCCGtgctgggctgccctgccctgtcccctgccaTCACCCACCAAGGCCTGTGCTGCCAGGAGggcccctgccaggctcccagGCTATGCATTGACTGATTTTCCACTGTAGACATTTTTATCAGAGTAGaaggtatttttatatttggGTGGTAGTGGATGAGCAAAGCTGAAGGTGCCTCAGCGAGGGCACGGCTCTCCTtgcccacctgccctgccctagTGAGCCCCAGCGTGCCCACAGCCACTCTGTTCTCTTCCACCACGCTGAGGGAGGTCGAGGTGCAACCATTGACTGCCTTCTCCATTGTGTGCTAGTGGGAGCTTCAGCAGAATGGGATTTGAGGAAGCACTTAGGATAGTCCTGAACACGGCAATCCTGTTGTACGAAAGCCAGCGGGACACCGGTCACGTTTTTGTTATAGGCTCATGTTCTGTACTTCAAAAGTTTCTATGAGATCAATGAACTTTGTTTTAACAATTTTGGAAGGAACAAGTTCTGTGAAGAGCCACTAAATACAGAAGTTGGATACGATTCTGGCCTTGGGGTGTGTTTTGTCCAGGGGTGGTGGGATGGGAGCCTCTCTCACCTTCGCCTGGTGCCTGGTTTTGGCACCCTTGGaagctgcagctttgctttggggTTGTGGCAAGAGCTCTCCTTGCCATAAACATATCCCAGTTCTTTGGGGGTGTTAAAAAGAGGGTGTCAGATGGGGTTAGTCCAGCTCAGGGTGCAATCCTGCCCCATGGAATTCCTGTGCTCATCCCTGCTGCAGGtttgctccagcccctggggTAGCACAGCATCCTCCAGCTGTTTCGGCTCAGTTTGCCATAAGACCAcgtcatggaatggtttgagttggaagggaccttaaagcccatctcattccacccccctgccataggcaaggataacttccactagaccaggttgcccaaagCCTATCCAACCTGGCACTGCCAATGGCACCACACCCCAGCACGGCTCTTCTTCAGAGCCGACCATTGCCAGGCAAGCTG
Coding sequences within:
- the CUX2 gene encoding homeobox protein cut-like 2 isoform X4, which encodes MAAEVGSMCRYRTRFDVRRLQVIALSKRSKEAETAFLSVYKQLLEAPDPAPVLEAARSLEDRLQQLQRLEPDPPALRDLSRPWKKHTELVGTKERREGTSPAAEDGRAPSTETSAQRNEAEKQKGLQEAQVTLAARLGEAEEKIKVLHAALKATQTELLELRCKYDEEAASKADEVAMIMTNLEKANQRAEAAQREVESLREQLAAVNSSLRLACCSPTGTAGDKVNYAMCPGSRLEAALAAKDREILRLLKDVQHLQSSLQELEESSANQIAELEGQLAAKNEAIEKLEEKLQAQADYEEIKTELSILKAMKVASAGCSLPQSISKAEEALLLGKEAFYPSQKYLLEKPSLLANTEEDHSEDESGKDSLGMEQPYPSPHHAPTDEPASPTPLPPLPGPAAAPDGPRTFSVSPFPAGERLPGDAKAPHLPLPTYKSESTAGGPPFPSSFFGAKSSTAPPAPIASAASPPGEPSEGSAGSATEEEQLDTAEIAFQVKEQLLKHNIGQRVFGHYVLGLSQGSVSEILARPKPWHKLTVKGKEPFIKMKQFLSDEQNVLALRTIQVRQRGSITPRIRTPETGSDDAIKSILEQAKKEIESQKGGEPKTPSGVQAVANGAGGSSSEDAIKSILEQARREMQAQQQALLDVESGGSGRPTDPTPAERATLATVSQNVAPAHVKQEEGSGASPGPPQTPLAVLSPAAFVQSIIRKVKSEIGDAGSYFDQHWASERSLLSRPYTSVSPSLSSSSSSYSGMANGRGWPRGESGEGGTNEDELPPADEDPHRLSEMKAEGAGAEPAAGGRLSYYPTYVPRTLKPTVPPLTPEQYEMYMYREVDTLELTRQVKEKLAKNGICQRIFGEKVLGLSQGSVSDMLSRPKPWSKLTQKGREPFIRMQLWLTDQLGQGISQQPTPSQASPAEPQPSPSPPPSPTEHDKGCQEPLTLSLESSKENQQPESRSTPTLSGKMHPNSQGPMGIQEIVAMSPELDTYSITKKVKEVLTDNNLGQRLFGESILGLTQGSVSDLLSRPKPWHKLSLKGREPFVRMQLWLNDPHNVEKLRDMKKLEKKAYLKRRYGLMSAGSDSESPSARSECASPSVPPQDLSLLQIKKPRVVLAPEEKEALKKAYQLEPYPSQQTIELLSFQLNLKTNTVINWFHNYRSRMRREMLVEGAQDNDTDPEQSGGPAMPGRRGPHSPDSDTEDRKPTFVGGEPPCVAVPVKVKEEQGDTGGWSRRRDSHSPVGAAEGTGPPQEERGAAPHATAPSASSLPRRGGRASAATGGPPPPPPPHPDGSQSSAGSSRCSLEVSPTSPSAASSPGLTGSASPGPSSAGPVSPALPPAPGPRLSTSVQRRHEKMANLNNIIHRLERAANREEALEWEF
- the CUX2 gene encoding homeobox protein cut-like 2 isoform X6, whose translation is MIMTNLEKANQRAEAAQREVESLREQLAAVNSSLRLACCSPTGTAGDKVNYAMCPGSRLEAALAAKDREILRLLKDVQHLQSSLQELEESSANQIAELEGQLAAKNEAIEKLEEKLQAQADYEEIKTELSILKAMKVASAGCSLPQASAAARADTLAGLCQPCRRCLRRPFPSRLGSLQSISKAEEALLLGKEAFYPSQKYLLEKPSLLANTEEDHSEDESGKDSLGMEQPYPSPHHAPTDEPASPTPLPPLPGPAAAPDGPRTFSVSPFPAGERLPGDAKAPHLPLPTYKSESTAGGPPFPSSFFGAKSSTAPPAPIASAASPPGEPSEGSAGSATEEEQLDTAEIAFQVKEQLLKHNIGQRVFGHYVLGLSQGSVSEILARPKPWHKLTVKGKEPFIKMKQFLSDEQNVLALRTIQVRQRGSITPRIRTPETGSDDAIKSILEQAKKEIESQKGGEPKTPSGVQAVANGAGGSSSEDAIKSILEQARREMQAQQQALLDVESGGSGRPTDPTPAERATLATVSQNVAPAHVKQEEGSGASPGPPQTPLAVLSPAAFVQSIIRKVKSEIGDAGSYFDQHWASERSLLSRPYTSVSPSLSSSSSSYSGMANGRGWPRGESGEGGTNEDELPPADEDPHRLSEMKAEGAGAEPAAGGRLSYYPTYVPRTLKPTVPPLTPEQYEMYMYREVDTLELTRQVKEKLAKNGICQRIFGEKVLGLSQGSVSDMLSRPKPWSKLTQKGREPFIRMQLWLTDQLGQGISQQPTPSQASPAEPQPSPSPPPSPTEHDKGCQEPLTLSLESSKENQQPESRSTPTLSGKMHPNSQGPMGIQEIVAMSPELDTYSITKKVKEVLTDNNLGQRLFGESILGLTQGSVSDLLSRPKPWHKLSLKGREPFVRMQLWLNDPHNVEKLRDMKKLEKKAYLKRRYGLMSAGSDSESPSARSECASPSVPPQDLSLLQIKKPRVVLAPEEKEALKKAYQLEPYPSQQTIELLSFQLNLKTNTVINWFHNYRSRMRREMLVEGAQDNDTDPEQSGGPAMPGRRGPHSPDSDTEDRKPTFVGGEPPCVAVPVKVKEEQGDTGGWSRRRDSHSPVGAAEGTGPPQEERGAAPHATAPSASSLPRRGGRASAATGGPPPPPPPHPDGSQSSAGSSRCSLEVSPTSPSAASSPGLTGSASPGPSSAGPVSPALPPAPGPRLSTSVQRRHEKMANLNNIIHRLERAANREEALEWEF
- the CUX2 gene encoding homeobox protein cut-like 2 isoform X3, which codes for MVLWRAQPKRGEEAAFAIAVFQPLSQMHLDIRKGIHLLSPCSNTAAIPSCLFDDPAPVLEAARSLEDRLQQLQRLEPDPPALRDLSRPWKKHTELVGTKERREGTSPAAEDGRAPSTETSAQRNEAEKQKGLQEAQVTLAARLGEAEEKIKVLHAALKATQTELLELRCKYDEEAASKADEVAMIMTNLEKANQRAEAAQREVESLREQLAAVNSSLRLACCSPTGTAGDKVNYAMCPGSRLEAALAAKDREILRLLKDVQHLQSSLQELEESSANQIAELEGQLAAKNEAIEKLEEKLQAQADYEEIKTELSILKAMKVASAGCSLPQSISKAEEALLLGKEAFYPSQKYLLEKPSLLANTEEDHSEDESGKDSLGMEQPYPSPHHAPTDEPASPTPLPPLPGPAAAPDGPRTFSVSPFPAGERLPGDAKAPHLPLPTYKSESTAGGPPFPSSFFGAKSSTAPPAPIASAASPPGEPSEGSAGSATEEEQLDTAEIAFQVKEQLLKHNIGQRVFGHYVLGLSQGSVSEILARPKPWHKLTVKGKEPFIKMKQFLSDEQNVLALRTIQVRQRGSITPRIRTPETGSDDAIKSILEQAKKEIESQKGGEPKTPSGVQAVANGAGGSSSEDAIKSILEQARREMQAQQQALLDVESGGSGRPTDPTPAERATLATVSQNVAPAHVKQEEGSGASPGPPQTPLAVLSPAAFVQSIIRKVKSEIGDAGSYFDQHWASERSLLSRPYTSVSPSLSSSSSSYSGMANGRGWPRGESGEGGTNEDELPPADEDPHRLSEMKAEGAGAEPAAGGRLSYYPTYVPRTLKPTVPPLTPEQYEMYMYREVDTLELTRQVKEKLAKNGICQRIFGEKVLGLSQGSVSDMLSRPKPWSKLTQKGREPFIRMQLWLTDQLGQGISQQPTPSQASPAEPQPSPSPPPSPTEHDKGCQEPLTLSLESSKENQQPESRSTPTLSGKMHPNSQGPMGIQEIVAMSPELDTYSITKKVKEVLTDNNLGQRLFGESILGLTQGSVSDLLSRPKPWHKLSLKGREPFVRMQLWLNDPHNVEKLRDMKKLEKKAYLKRRYGLMSAGSDSESPSARSECASPSVPPQDLSLLQIKKPRVVLAPEEKEALKKAYQLEPYPSQQTIELLSFQLNLKTNTVINWFHNYRSRMRREMLVEGAQDNDTDPEQSGGPAMPGRRGPHSPDSDTEDRKPTFVGGEPPCVAVPVKVKEEQGDTGGWSRRRDSHSPVGAAEGTGPPQEERGAAPHATAPSASSLPRRGGRASAATGGPPPPPPPHPDGSQSSAGSSRCSLEVSPTSPSAASSPGLTGSASPGPSSAGPVSPALPPAPGPRLSTSVQRRHEKMANLNNIIHRLERAANREEALEWEF
- the CUX2 gene encoding homeobox protein cut-like 2 isoform X7; protein product: MAAEVGSMCRYRTRFDVRRLQVIALSKRSKEAETAFLSVYKQLLEAPDPAPVLEAARSLEDRLQQLQRLEPDPPALRDLSRPWKKHTELVGTKERREGTSPAAEDGRAPSTETSAQRNEAEKQKGLQEAQVTLAARLGEAEEKIKVLHAALKATQTELLELRCKYDEEAASKADEVAMIMTNLEKANQRAEAAQREVESLREQLAAVNSSLRLACCSPTGTAGDKVNYAMCPGSRLEAALAAKDREILRLLKDVQHLQSSLQELEESSANQIAELEGQLAAKNEAIEKLEEKLQAQADYEEIKTELSILKAMKVASAGCSLPQASAAARADTLAGLCQPCRRCLRRPFPSRLGSLQSISKAEEALLLGKEAFYPSQKYLLEKPSLLANTEEDHSEDESGKDSLGMEQPYPSPHHAPTDEPASPTPLPPLPGPAAAPDGPRTFSVSPFPAGERLPGDAKAPHLPLPTYKSESTAGGPPFPSSFFGAKSSTAPPAPIASAASPPGEPSEGSAGSATEEEQLDTAEIAFQVKEQLLKHNIGQRVFGHYVLGLSQGSVSEILARPKPWHKLTVKGKEPFIKMKQFLSDEQNVLALRTIQVRQRGSITPRIRTPETGSDDAIKSILEQAKKEIESQKGGEPKTPSGVQAVANGAGGSSSEDAIKSILEQARREMQAQQQALLDVESGGSGRPTDPTPAERATLATVSQNVAPAHVKQEEGSGASPGPPQTPLAVLSPAAFVQSIIRKVKSEIGDAGSYFDQHWASERSLLSRPYTSVSPSLSSSSSSYSGMANGRGWPRGESGEGGTNEDELPPADEDPHRLSEMKAEGAGAEPAAGGRLSYYPTYVPRTLKPTVPPLTPEQYEMYMYREVDTLELTRQVKEKLAKNGICQRIFGEKVLGLSQGSVSDMLSRPKPWSKLTQKGREPFIRMQLWLTDQLGQGISQQPTPSQASPAEPQPSPSPPPSPTEHDKGCQEPLTLSLESSKENQQPESRSTPTLSGKMHPNSQGPMGIQEIVAMSPELDTYSITKKVKEVLTDNNLGQRLFGESILGLTQGSVSDLLSRPKPWHKLSLKGREPFVRMQLWLNDPHNVEKLRDMKKLEKKAYLKRRYGLMSAGSDSESPSARSECASPSVPPQDLSLLQIKKPRVVLAPEEKEALKKAYQLEPYPSQQTIELLSFQLNLKTNTVINWFHNYRSRMRREMLVEGAQDNDTDPEQSGGPAMPGRRGPHSPDSDTEDRKPTFVGGEPPCVAVPVKVKEEQGDTGGWSRRRDSHSPVGAAEGTGPPQEERGAAPHATAPSASSLPRRGGRASAATGGPPPPPPPHPDGSQSSAGSSRCSLEVSPTSPSAASSPGLTGSASPGPSSAGPVSPALPPAPGPRLSTSVQRRHEKMANLNNIIHRLERAANREEALEWEF
- the CUX2 gene encoding homeobox protein cut-like 2 isoform X1: MEPRWSRGPRPAAPEVIALSKRSKEAETAFLSVYKQLLEAPDPAPVLEAARSLEDRLQQLQRLEPDPPALRDLSRPWKKHTELVGTKERREGTSPAAEDGRAPSTETSAQRNEAEKQKGLQEAQVTLAARLGEAEEKIKVLHAALKATQTELLELRCKYDEEAASKADEVAMIMTNLEKANQRAEAAQREVESLREQLAAVNSSLRLACCSPTGTAGDKVNYAMCPGSRLEAALAAKDREILRLLKDVQHLQSSLQELEESSANQIAELEGQLAAKNEAIEKLEEKLQAQADYEEIKTELSILKAMKVASAGCSLPQASAAARADTLAGLCQPCRRCLRRPFPSRLGSLQSISKAEEALLLGKEAFYPSQKYLLEKPSLLANTEEDHSEDESGKDSLGMEQPYPSPHHAPTDEPASPTPLPPLPGPAAAPDGPRTFSVSPFPAGERLPGDAKAPHLPLPTYKSESTAGGPPFPSSFFGAKSSTAPPAPIASAASPPGEPSEGSAGSATEEEQLDTAEIAFQVKEQLLKHNIGQRVFGHYVLGLSQGSVSEILARPKPWHKLTVKGKEPFIKMKQFLSDEQNVLALRTIQVRQRGSITPRIRTPETGSDDAIKSILEQAKKEIESQKGGEPKTPSGVQAVANGAGGSSSEDAIKSILEQARREMQAQQQALLDVESGGSGRPTDPTPAERATLATVSQNVAPAHVKQEEGSGASPGPPQTPLAVLSPAAFVQSIIRKVKSEIGDAGSYFDQHWASERSLLSRPYTSVSPSLSSSSSSYSGMANGRGWPRGESGEGGTNEDELPPADEDPHRLSEMKAEGAGAEPAAGGRLSYYPTYVPRTLKPTVPPLTPEQYEMYMYREVDTLELTRQVKEKLAKNGICQRIFGEKVLGLSQGSVSDMLSRPKPWSKLTQKGREPFIRMQLWLTDQLGQGISQQPTPSQASPAEPQPSPSPPPSPTEHDKGCQEPLTLSLESSKENQQPESRSTPTLSGKMHPNSQGPMGIQEIVAMSPELDTYSITKKVKEVLTDNNLGQRLFGESILGLTQGSVSDLLSRPKPWHKLSLKGREPFVRMQLWLNDPHNVEKLRDMKKLEKKAYLKRRYGLMSAGSDSESPSARSECASPSVPPQDLSLLQIKKPRVVLAPEEKEALKKAYQLEPYPSQQTIELLSFQLNLKTNTVINWFHNYRSRMRREMLVEGAQDNDTDPEQSGGPAMPGRRGPHSPDSDTEDRKPTFVGGEPPCVAVPVKVKEEQGDTGGWSRRRDSHSPVGAAEGTGPPQEERGAAPHATAPSASSLPRRGGRASAATGGPPPPPPPHPDGSQSSAGSSRCSLEVSPTSPSAASSPGLTGSASPGPSSAGPVSPALPPAPGPRLSTSVQRRHEKMANLNNIIHRLERAANREEALEWEF